Proteins co-encoded in one Bacteroidetes bacterium SB0662_bin_6 genomic window:
- a CDS encoding DUF3416 domain-containing protein, with the protein MDDLNLPEHWSRPVLTGLTPQTDGGRWPVRRFLGDEMVVQADLITEGHECIAAELLVRHEKDEQETVHRMALRYNDEYLASWTLDRLGTWFFRVRAWADPFTTWRDRFARRVESNDPEIGSELLVGAGLLKRSAQVAGSKDKKALLRYAEAMEAGDAEAALEEKVTALVQANDPRESMIESGTYAVVVDPVLARFAAWYEFFPRSAPRRNARRKNNAPHATLDDAAELLPRIRELGFDIVYLPPVHPIGHTHRKGKDNTPEAGPGEPGSPWAIGSEEGGHTAVHPDLGGLDAFDRFVARARKLDLHVAIDIAFQTSPDHPWVREHPDWFQQRPDGSIRYAENPPKKYQDVYPLDFLSQDREALWRELKSVFEFWIDRGVLVFRVDNPHTKPFAFWEWCIRELRKQHPDLIFLSEAFSRPKTMYELAKLGFNNSYTYFTWRNTKDELVSYCRELYDSEVGEFFRPNFWPNTPDILHEYLVEGGRPAHIVRLTLAATLSSAYGLYGPPFEHVDNQQHPDREEYANNEKYEVRSWNWNDPDSLQPFMRRLNRIRRENPALQQMRNLRFHDTDNPQLLACSKTLGDNRIVVVVNLDPHHEQRGWLSLHPGELGLPEDRRWDMHDLLDNRNVSWKGSTHYLRLDPQKTPVRIFRAG; encoded by the coding sequence ATGGATGATCTGAATTTGCCCGAACACTGGTCCCGCCCGGTGCTTACCGGGCTCACGCCGCAAACGGACGGGGGCAGATGGCCCGTGCGCAGGTTTCTGGGAGATGAAATGGTCGTCCAGGCCGATTTGATTACCGAAGGCCACGAGTGCATCGCCGCAGAACTCCTGGTTCGCCACGAAAAGGACGAACAGGAAACGGTCCATCGCATGGCGCTGCGCTACAACGACGAATATCTCGCCTCGTGGACGCTGGACCGGCTGGGCACATGGTTCTTTCGGGTGCGGGCATGGGCGGATCCCTTTACGACATGGCGGGACCGGTTTGCGCGCCGGGTCGAAAGCAATGACCCGGAGATCGGAAGCGAACTGCTCGTGGGCGCAGGGCTTCTGAAGCGATCGGCGCAGGTTGCCGGAAGCAAGGACAAGAAAGCGCTGCTGCGCTATGCCGAAGCGATGGAAGCGGGCGACGCCGAAGCCGCGCTGGAAGAAAAGGTGACCGCGCTCGTGCAGGCCAACGATCCGCGTGAGAGCATGATCGAGAGCGGTACGTACGCCGTGGTGGTGGACCCCGTGCTGGCCCGCTTTGCCGCATGGTACGAATTCTTCCCCCGCTCCGCGCCCCGGAGGAACGCCCGCAGGAAAAACAACGCCCCCCACGCCACGCTCGACGATGCGGCGGAATTGTTGCCGCGCATCAGGGAACTCGGATTCGACATCGTATACCTGCCCCCCGTGCATCCGATCGGGCATACCCACCGGAAAGGCAAGGATAATACGCCGGAAGCCGGGCCGGGCGAACCGGGCAGCCCCTGGGCGATCGGCTCCGAGGAGGGCGGGCACACGGCCGTGCATCCCGATCTGGGCGGACTGGACGCTTTCGACCGGTTCGTGGCGCGGGCCCGCAAACTGGACCTGCATGTGGCCATCGACATTGCCTTCCAGACTTCCCCGGATCATCCCTGGGTCCGCGAGCATCCCGACTGGTTTCAACAGCGGCCCGACGGCTCCATCCGGTATGCGGAAAATCCTCCCAAGAAATACCAGGATGTCTACCCGCTTGATTTTCTTTCGCAAGACCGGGAAGCCCTGTGGCGCGAACTGAAGAGCGTGTTCGAATTCTGGATCGACCGGGGCGTGCTGGTATTCCGTGTGGACAACCCCCATACGAAGCCCTTTGCATTCTGGGAATGGTGTATCCGGGAGTTACGGAAACAGCATCCCGACCTGATCTTCCTGTCTGAGGCGTTCTCGCGCCCGAAAACCATGTACGAACTGGCCAAACTGGGTTTCAACAATTCGTACACGTACTTCACCTGGCGCAATACGAAGGACGAACTCGTTTCCTATTGCCGCGAACTGTACGACTCGGAGGTGGGCGAATTTTTCCGCCCCAACTTCTGGCCGAATACCCCGGACATCCTGCACGAGTACCTGGTCGAGGGCGGGCGCCCCGCGCATATCGTCCGGCTGACGCTCGCCGCCACCCTGTCGTCGGCGTACGGCCTCTACGGCCCCCCGTTCGAGCATGTGGACAACCAGCAGCACCCGGACCGGGAGGAATATGCGAACAATGAAAAATACGAGGTCCGGTCCTGGAACTGGAACGACCCCGATTCGCTGCAACCCTTTATGCGCCGGTTGAACCGCATCCGGCGGGAGAATCCGGCCTTGCAGCAGATGCGAAATCTGCGGTTTCACGATACGGACAACCCGCAGTTGCTCGCCTGTTCGAAAACCCTGGGCGACAACCGGATCGTCGTGGTCGTCAACCTGGATCCGCATCATGAACAGCGGGGATGGCTTTCCCTTCACCCCGGAGAGCTCGGCCTGCCGGAAGACCGGCGCTGGGATATGCATGACCTGCTCGACAACCGGAATGTCTCCTGGAAAGGGTCGACGCACTACCTGAGGCTCGACCCGCAGAAAACGCCGGTGCGGATTTTCCGCGCCGGATAA